From one Rattus norvegicus strain BN/NHsdMcwi chromosome 7, GRCr8, whole genome shotgun sequence genomic stretch:
- the LOC108348097 gene encoding vomeronasal type-2 receptor 116-like codes for MADMEKAYTLIVFFLLLRLSFILCSFPEASCFWRINHNEHLESNMRKDCGFILFTIPVHLVEDYFRVLLDFPLPVNTYPYVLVMLFAIEEINKNPNLLPNSTLGFTFLGDQCDITSTNLNNLNMLSKSGEIIPNYICEYSDCDVALTGPTWTVSARVATLLQLFKIPQVMLNVTYGPFHDSLSDHDLFPHLYQIAPKDTSLVLAMVSLMIHFIWKWVGLVILDDDQGVQFLSDMKEEMKINEICLAFVNMIPANMQLYIERAETYYFQIMTSSAKVVIIYGNVNSTLEVSFRRWEMLGIWRLWITTSQWDVISRSRDFTIDSFHGTLSLSHHYREISTFKHFIQKTNFSAYPEAVSLVRLGWIYFNCSVSVSECKTLNHCLSNTILELLPWHSFDMAMNDERYNIYNAVYAVAHAFHNMHLQEVDIKVWESWEGLIPRCMQVNHFLKNVRFINPIGDPVNINQGRNLDAMYDILNVLHFPQGYVLKVKVGQLSPYFAHDQQLFLSEDMIEWATGSRQFSTSVCSMPCYPGFKKSHQEGKADCCFDCSRCPANEISNTTDSEECVKCPEDWYANTEQTHCLPKAVTFLAYEDPLGMALVCLALCFSVLTALVLGVFLKHRETPIVKANNRTLSYILLTALIFCFLCSLLFVGNPNTTTCILQQTTFGILFTVSVSTVLAKTLTVVLAFRITVPGRRMRGLMVSRISKYIIPICTVVQIILYGIWLWTSPPFVDIDTHSEHGCITITCSKGSVTAFYCVLGYLGSLALVSFTVAFLARNLPDTFNEAKFLTFSMLVFCSVWITFLPVYHSSKGKVMVAVEVFSILASSMGLLGCIFIPKCYIILLRPDRNSIQKFRDKTHS; via the exons TTTGCCAGTGAACACATACCCATATGTTCTGGTAATGCTTTTTGCCATAGAAGAGATCAACAAGAACCCTAATCTTTTACCTAACTCTACCTTGGGATTTACCTTTCTTGGTGACCAGTGTGATATTACATCAACAAATCTCAATAACCTAAACATGCTCTCAAAGTCTGGTGAGATTATTCCTAATTATATCTGTGAGTATAGTGACTGTGATGTAGCACTCACAGGACCAACATGGACAGTTTCTGCCCGAGTGGCAACACTCCTGCAGCTCTTCAAAATTCCACAGGTGATGTTAAAT GTTACATATGGACCATTTCATGATAGTCTGAGTGACCATGatctgtttcctcatctatatcagATCGCCCCAAAGGACACAAGCCTCGTTCTTGCCATGGTATCCTTGATGATTCATTTCATCTGGAAATGGGTGGGACTGGTTATCTTAGATGATGACCAGGGTGTTCAGTTTCTCTCAGatatgaaagaagaaatgaagataaatgaaatttgtttagcttttgtgaataTGATCCCAGCAAACATGCAGTTATACATAGAAAGGGCTGAGacttattattttcaaataatgaCATCATCAGCAAAAGTTGTCATCATTTATGGTAATGTGAACTCTACTCTAGAAGTGAGCTTTAGAAGATGGGAAATGTTAGGCATATGGAGATTGTGGATCACTACCTCACAATGGGATGTCATCTCAAGGTCCAGAGACTTCACCATTGACTCTTTCCATGGGACTTTGTCTTTGTCCCACCATTATCGGGAGATTTCTACTTTTAAGCATTTTATTCAGAAAACAAACTTTTCTGCTTACCCAGAAGCTGTTTCTCTGGTGAGATTGGGATGGATctattttaactgttcagtatCTGTATCTGAATGCAAGACACTGAATCATTGCTTATCTAATACTATATTGGAATTATTACCATGGCACAGTTTTGACATGGCCATGAATGATGAACGTTACAACATATATAATGCTGTTTATGCTGTGGCCCATGCCTTTCACAATATGCATCTCCAAGAAGTAGACATAAAAGTATGGGAAAGTTGGGAAGGGCTAATACCTAGATGCATGCAG GTAAATCACTTTCTGAAGAATGTAAGATTTATTAATCCTATAGGAGACCCAGTGAATATCAATCAAGGAAGAAATTTAGATGCAATGTATGACATTCTCAACGTTTTGCATTTTCCACAAGGTTATGTACTAAAGGTGAAAGTAGGACAGTTATCTCCTTATTTTGCACATGATCAACAACTGTTCTTATCTGAAGACATGATAGAGTGGGCCACAGGAAGTAGACAG TTTTCCACTTCTGTGTGCAGTATGCCTTGCTATCCTGGTTTCAAGAAATCCCATCAGGAAGGAAAAGCAGACTGCTGTTTTGATTGTTCCCGATGTCCTGCCAATGAGATTTCTAACACCACAG ACTCAGAGGAGTGTGTGAAGTGTCCAGAAGATTGGTATGCCAACACAGAGCAAACCCACTGCCTGCCAAAAGCTGTGACATTTCTGGCTTATGAAGATCCTTTGGGGATGGCTCTTGTCTGCCTGGCCCTGTGCTTCTCTGTACTTACAGCTCTTGTCCTTGGGGTCTTTCTGAAGCACAGAGAAACTCCCATTGTGAAGGCTAATAACCGTACTCTCAGCTATATTCTACTAACGGCCCTTATATTTTGCTTTCTCTGCTCCTTGCTCTTTGTTGGAAATCCAAATACTACAACATGTATCCTACAGCAGACTACATTTGGAATTCTGTTCACTGTGTCCGTGTCCACAGTCTTGGCCAAAACTCTTACTGTGGTTCTGGCCTTCAGGATCACTGTTCCAGGCAGAAGAATGAGGGGATTGATGGTATCAAGGATATCTAAATACATCATTCCCATCTGTACAGTTGTCCAAATAATTCTCTATGGAATATGGCTATGGACATCACCTCCCTTTGTTGACATCGATACACACTCTGAACATGGCTGCATTACCATCACATGCAGCAAAGGCTCAGTTACGGCATTCTATTGTGTTCTTGGATACTTAGGATCTCTGGCCCTAGTGAGCTTCACAGTGGCTTTCTTGGCCAGGAATCTACCTGACACATTCAATGAAGCCAAGTTCCTGACATTTAGCATGCTGgtgttctgcagtgtctggatCACCTTCCTTCCTGTCTACCATAGCTCCAAGGGAAAAGTCATGGTAGCAGTTGAAGTGTTTTCTATTCTGGCCTCCAGTATGGGCCTGCTAGGGTGTATCTTTATCCCGAAATGCTACATTATTTTGTTAAGACCAGACAGAAACTCAATTCAAAAGTTCCGAGACAAAACACACAGTTGA